The Neurospora crassa OR74A linkage group I, whole genome shotgun sequence genome segment GGAGGTAcgatccatcaccacctccatgAAGTGATCTCATGTCGCGGATGGATAAGCAATGGTTAGCAGGCCTGGCTGGGTGAACAGAGCAGGACGGTACGTCAAGTCGCCGACCACTTCCGATGAAGTACAGGATCTCATCAACAGTCCTTAGGGTTAAACAAGTAACCCGGCCCGAGCGAGATCTTCTGGAGGTAGATCGGGCTAGGTTCTGCTCAAGGTTTAATATCGCCATTCTGCCTACTATGTACAGCATCCATCTCTAGATATCGTCATTTCTTATTCCTCGCTCTACTGCCAGTCTACTGTGTACGGCCTCAGAAACGTTGATCATGTCACTTCCCTTGTCAGGATGTTCAACTTACGCAGCAGCCATGGTCCAACCAGAAAACGCAGACAATGCCGATATGCACGACACTGACCCCACGCTGCAGTTCTCAACCAACTACATCTTACTAAAAGTTAGCGATCAAGTTCGTCACTCAATCTGGCAGAAGACATATCACAAATGCACAGGTCATACATTTTTGGTGTCGACATTTGCTTATCAGTACGTTTTGTCTTAGCCCTCATTCACTGCTCCTTCACCCCACTCATACTGCAATGGCACCAAAGAGAACTATCCAGAGCCTCTCCAGTAAGAGTCCGGTAGATCTGAACAGTTAGTTGCCTTCTCGAAAAGGTTGGCAGACCCCCTAAACCGAAGACAACTCAGACAAGACGGACCACGCCCAAAGCAGGCATAACATAGCTTTTTAGATCTTTCTAGGGCATCTCCTCTCCCAGTCCGGTCGCAAGGCCTTTGTGGGAGAAGCCGGCTCGTCACGGTCAACGAAGGTCTTCGGTCGGTTTGTGATCCGAGGACACAAGAGCTGGAAAACGGACCGCAAAAGAATATGAACCCACTGGCCTGAAGTGAGAGGCTGCCCCATCCAGAATGCCCGAGTATGGAAACCTCAAGGTTCACACTGTGTGCGGCGATCGCTTCGAGCGGCCGAGAAGCAGACACTGTTTGAGATGCATGGCGACATCGAACGGTGCTTTCTGCCTGCCGAGACATGACATTGCAACATCGACACATGGTTCTCGTGTCTTTCATCAGGCGCAACCACTTAACatatactactttttttttttttttatcaaGATAACGAATTCGACAGCGAAGCAAAGCGAGTGCCAATTCCCTCTCCAGAACCAACCCGCTCAAGATTGTTGTAAGTTCAGAGGTCTAATCGTCCGTTAAATACCAATATCGTGGACGTGGTGGGGACCTTCCAATCATCCCATGGATGGCGTTGTTTGTTGCATGAGATCATTCCCGGTACGATAGGCGAGAGGCTCGAGGGGTAGAGTATGAGACTACGAGGTGTACCTATGTACATATGGCCATTGTCATGGCCTGAGCGTCAACCTTTCCTGTGCCCCTCTTCGACGTCTTCTAGAACACTTCGAGGTTCCATCCGTCTGAAATCCAGATCGGAAGATGGAGATGTGTGCCCAGGTGGGTGTTCACCCCTCTTGTCAACTCACTCGCATCTGTTTGGAACAAGCCCACTCGACAAGCTCCCGAAACTCGACCCAGGCCGCTACGTCGCATCTCTCCCGCTGTTTCCAATGTGACCATCTTCTTCTGCGGGTCCATCGGATACGGTTCGCGCTCCCTGATGGTGTCGTCCCACACATCTGACGCCCCAAATTCAGAACAACCCAAGACGGGAACGGTACGCTCTCACGACGGGAATACATACTCAACATTTCGGCGCCGTGATGAGGCACATACTTGGCGTAATACCGTGAGCACACCACCAACGATCGATTAGTACTTGTGATATTCATTTTCTGTTAAGTAATCCAACGTCTTGACACAGAACGAGAGGAAGCACAAAATGGACTCCAGGCACACCCTTTGCAGACAAACACGTGCATGAACTTCAACCTGACTTTGGCTCGTGTCGCTACAGGCATTTTGCATGTGCAGACTTTGCTGCTAAACCTATAACATGGCACACATGGTAGTACCTACGCCTCCAGCGTTTTATTCACAAGGATGGAGGGCGCACGCACACGACTCATCGAAACTGCATTCGTCCTCTAGTTCTAggctctacactacatacatagtagACTCAAGCATGCCTCAGAAACCCCTCACAAGCACCTTGTCCTCTCGCAATGAGCCAGCAGCTACCGCAGTACAAGCGGCTTTTCACCGAACGGGCCACCGCTGCTACAATGTAAACACCGTTCCCAGTTCGCTGCGCCTTCGAACACAGTTGGGGATTCACTCCACTGCTTCTCGTCTGCTCTGGTCGTGGTCAAGATACCTATGGTCATAGAGGATAGGGGAAGGGGTTCGAAGCCTGATGGCGAGTGACCATGCGAGTGGGATTtgggagaggggaaggagCCAAAGACAAACAAAGGGAGGTGAGTAGTGACCGCGGTAAGGGGGGGAAATATCCAGACTTCTTCCTCGCGGTTGTTACATTGTCGCCTTTACATTACAGACTACATCGGGACAGAGCCTTGAGCCCTATCTTGAGCCCTACATTCTGAGGGTTGTCGCGTTGAGTTTACTAGCTGTTTTCTGGCGGCTTTTGCAACACTGCAGTTCTTGTGCTGACAAGTAAGTGTTCAGTGACCATGTGGATAATACTGTCTCTGGCCTTCTCAACTTCTACAAGAagtggaaaagaaggagactgTTAAAGGaaggcagcagcaacgaTATATTCAAGTCCATGATGCAAAAACTTGTCAACCTTGACCGTTCCTACTGTATAGTATAACAGATATTGATAGAGTATATGTGCAGGAGCACGTACCTTACTTGTTGTAAACATATCGCCATCCGAACTTTGGAATGGTTTATGGGTCTTGAACATGATCACAATACGGCACGGTTACACCACACGAACCGTGAAACCCATGGCTTCAAACACActcacacacacgcacaacCCACGCAACTTTCGCTGAATGAGTCTCCAGGTAGAATTAATGACTCGCTCGACGGAGGATAGGAAGCGAgcagttatatatattttcccACCACATCATCAACACAAAAAGTCAACGTGTACGAATGTGCCCTGGCCGACTGCCGGTCATGGCCGATACCCGAAGTTAAACGGGCCCCGGTCGCCGGCAGAACGGTTTACAATACCGCCAGTACATTGCGCGCGCATTGTGTACCACACGGCGTTGTTTACGAAACTTGGCGACGAGGATCCGCTCCGACTGGACGGGGGAGCCGACAATCAGTCAAATCGCCGAAGACATCTTGCGGGCCGAGAATACTTGTTCGCCGTCCGAAATTTGCGAGGTGGATCAGAGCGTGTCAGCCCAGTCATCCAGCTCCCGTGTCAGGGTCATCCCGTTCAGTAAAACGGCGATATTTGTAACTACAAGGCAACGGGAATGTGTGTATGAAAAAAGTGTTTGCGTAGGACCATGTCTAGGAGTTTCTTCTGGCTTATCTGGTTTGTATGACGGTAACGAAGATGCGGCATATGTGGTTCTATCAACGAAATGGACAAAAGGAGAAACGGATGACAATAGCGAAGTTCGGCATTGGCAAAGCGTTCGTGATGGTGGCACTCGGCTTTATCCCGGGGACTATGTGTCTGAAACGGGCGGGGATACCCGTACTATGTacacatacactacatcTGGCAGCGCTTGGCACTCAAACGAAGTTTTCAGGGGTCCTCTTTGGCAGATGGTGCGGACTGTGCGGCGGTGCCCGGCTGCCCGTTGTCACATTGtgcgtcgtcttcttcggaAGTCGGGGGTTTCCCATTGTTGCGTAGGGCAGCGGCGGCTAGTGTACGCAGCGGCTTTTTTCGTACCACATACCGTTCGGTATTTCCATTACATCATCAGTCTGCTCCGTTCGCTGCGCGCGCACTCTAGCAAGCGCCGGGTCGCGCTCATCCGCTATGGCGTGAGGTTGAGAGCATCCCGTTGGTAGCGGAATCTTCCGAGAGGGAAAAATCggaagatggagagagagaaagttGGTAAGCACTGAAAGGGGCGTCTCTGTGCAAAAAGCATAAGTCACCTAATCGCAGCATCTATAAGAAATGGTCACAATTGGGTGCGGTATATAAGCGTCATCCATATTCTCGGTGTTGCTCCTCAATTGCGGCTTTTCAGTTTGTCTACCAACTTTGTCCGATTCCCGTTGTCAGCTTGTTAGTGGTGCGTCATTCGCTCCCAAGTCAAAGCGGCCCCACATCATCTTACACCTGCCGCACGTATCCGCTTCCGTGCACGCCTAATCGACATCATCCCATCCGAATCTCACTGCGAGTTTTGTTCCTACGTTAGCTTCTTCACGCCACCGTCCCCAATCTTTTGTCTCAAAAACTCAGCTTCAGACGAACAACCACGACGTCGCTCCTCTAACAGCCTCCGCACGCAATTCATAACCCCCATacttccatcttcctcatccccaacgacgacgaagacgacagtaccaccaccactaccaaaGGTAACCCgacaccaacagcaaccatGAAGGTCATCagcaaggaagaggaggcggccCACTACCGCGAGGTCGTCAAGGGCGGTTTGATCGGTGGTACCGGCGGTCTCATCGTCGGTCTCGGCGGTGTCATGTTGGGCATGAAGCGCTATCAATTCGTCCGCCAGCTCTCGCTCCCCTTCCGCGCCTTCCTTGTTACCTCGGCGGGTACCTTCGGCGCCATCATCCTGGCCGAGCAATACAGCGTCACCTTCCAGCGCGCCAAGGACCCTATGCTGAACTATATCGAGgccggcaagaagaagcacGAGCAGGAGCGCCTGGCCAACGTGACCTCGACCCAGCGCTTCATGGAATGGGGCCGCGAGAACCGCTACAGCATTGTTTTTGCGTCCTGGATCGCCGCCATGGGCGCCGCCATGGCCATTGTCAACCGTAACAAGTATCTCAGCGCCAGTCAGAAGCTCGTCCAGGCCCGTGTTTACGCCCAGGGCCTGACGCTCGCCGTCCTCATCGCCACGGCCGCCTTCGAGACTGCCGACGCCAAGAGCGGCAAGGGCAGGTGGGAGACCGTCATGGTCGTTGATCCCAACGACCCTACCCATCAGCACTTGATCgagaagaaggtcaagaaggaggactaTGAGGGTCAAAACCTTTGGCAGGGTatgtctctttttttttttttttctttctttgttaTTTTACTGGCCCCGTGTGCTTGTTTCAAGCTTGTATAGATCCGTTGACTAATTTGTGTTTCAGATATGGTCGCTGCCGAAGAGAAGAGACTCGCCCACAAGAAGGCCcaggagaagcagcagcaggagaaggCTTCCGCCTCCGCTTAAGCGCGCTGCGTCAACAATCAGTTTGTCATGAACAAGAGAGCGCTAGTTCCCTCTCTAGTTCTCATGCGAGATCTGTCttctccaccttcttctctttataCCGGCCATATCGCACATGGTACGGTGGGGGAGCGAAGGTGAAGACAAAATCAAAATTGGATACCCAGAAATCAAGCGAAAGAGGGAAAAATAGAAAGCCGTGTCACGGGTGTTGGCAAACGTCGTTTGTTATCACCACGGCTATTGGAACTCACCGGCGCGCACCACCTGATTTAACCTAACATACCTTACCTTTTTACTACTACACACACATCAACatctctactctactctacctaCTCAAATCTTGCATTAGCACTGGTGTTTTTACTTTTTGGCGGAAATACAAAAAGAGGGAACTTTGGGACTTTCTTTGAAGCAACATTGGGCGGCTTGTATTGTTTGATTTCTGTTACGATGATGATATGAAATCAGAACATTCACAGACAACAATTGTTGCACAGCATGGCGTTTTTCGCTAAACTGAGTTATCTATTATACGGGGGtcttctcttcgtcgtcgtcgtcgtcgtcgtcttgaAAGCAGAATGGGCAGAGGGCATGCATGGCTTTGTCGTATAGTATCGTCGTCTTTGCTGGACAATCTGCAACGATACAGATATAGATTGACCTTTGAGAAATTATCTCTATATGCTTTCCAATCTTGTGATTCCTAGGCAAACTAGACTTCCCCGTGGTTCGTGTTCCTCATGACTCCTCACTTCATTcccatccccctcctcccagaGGACGTGGAGGAAGTTCGTCAACAAAACCCCAGTCAATGATGTCCAAAAATAAGGTAGCACAACACCACTCAATAGTTCCTTGTCCTTCACAAAGTCTCCAGCAGAATTAATCTCCACGTttcagtgcagtgcagtgatCTTCCAGCCATACCTCCACCATCCTCCGAGCATCTCTAACAACCATCACCTCCTCGCCGGCCTCATGAGCTGTGTGCTGTGGGCATCAGCAATCCTCGGAACCGTCTTGGCTGCGTTCAAGCATCCTCTATCTTATACTTCCATATCGCTTCGATCCGGCCTTCTATTTTCCACCAGTTGGCTGGGACCGAGTAAACCAGCAAATTCCTCACTACATAAGCTCTTCTCGTAGCAAACCCCCTTCAACTCCCTAGAAGTTATGGCTGTTGATTCGCTTAGGATTTATAACTACGTCaagcccccctcccccctcccccccccccccttttttttttttttttttttttttttgggaaaTGCCTAGATCTTAATAGCCCCCATGGACAACCCGCGGCGAGTGAATGAACTACGTACCCATAGCCATTCGGTCAGGCAAAGTTGTGTCATGATCGAGAACAGCATAACGAGTCACCGAAGAGGAAATGCATATTGCTCCTTCATTTCCTTCAACTGTTCACTCATTTCGGTGCAGGACACGTTTGGTGGTTGTCGGACTCGACTCGGATTATTTGACTCACCAACGCGAACTGGTGATGTTGTCCTTTCAGACTTTCGCAGATCTTCTTTTGGCTACTACAACCAcacctccaacaacaacaaccaacacgTGCATAGAACAATCAAGAATGGATGTACTGTTCTTCGACAGTGAGGCCACCGTGTTCGTTCGTTGGTATTAGGTATTAGTTATAATGCaacttccttttctttcccctgaGTCTTCCTCGGGACACTCCTCCCATAAGGTCCATCGAGCTCTATTCTATCCTGTCTCCAAGAACACTCTTTTTCATGATTGATCAATCACGTCATTATATGCCGTAGACCCAGTTCCATAATTATAACAACTAAAACCAAAGAACGCCCATCTAAGCATCCACACccttcctcaccaccacatcaGTGTCTTTACAACTGGcaaccctccctcctctcccagtAAATCTTCGCCGGCTCAAGGGGCCTCGAGAAAAGCGAAGCGTAGTCGGTACCAATAACCTTATCGCTACCATCCACGTTCCTGAATTTGAAGTTACGAACAATAATAGCAAGGATAGTCTGCAGCTGCACATTGGCGAACTGCTCGCCAATGCAGCGGTGACGACCGGCGCCGAAGGGCAGATAAGGGGAGTTGGCGCCCTTGCTGACGAGACCGTAGCCGTAATCGATTttctcatcgtcctcctcgctaGGGACGTTGCGAACAATTGTGGGCGCGAGGGGCGAGT includes the following:
- a CDS encoding mitochondrial hypoxia responsive domain-containing protein, which gives rise to MKVISKEEEAAHYREVVKGGLIGGTGGLIVGLGGVMLGMKRYQFVRQLSLPFRAFLVTSAGTFGAIILAEQYSVTFQRAKDPMLNYIEAGKKKHEQERLANVTSTQRFMEWGRENRYSIVFASWIAAMGAAMAIVNRNKYLSASQKLVQARVYAQGLTLAVLIATAAFETADAKSGKGRWETVMVVDPNDPTHQHLIEKKVKKEDYEGQNLWQDMVAAEEKRLAHKKAQEKQQQEKASASA